Sequence from the Coturnix japonica isolate 7356 chromosome Z, Coturnix japonica 2.1, whole genome shotgun sequence genome:
CATCCTTAGTATCACACAGGGATAATAAGGACAACAACGGGGCAGAACGGCCTGAAAGCCCACAAACCAGCCCGGGGACAGGCCCGGGGACCGGCCCTCCCCACACAGCTCTGGGGCTGCGACCCTCCTCCCCGTGCCCTCCCCAACCCTGCCCACCCATACATAGCGCTGGTAGAACTTGGAGAGCCGCGGCTTGCCGTGGTTGTTGAAGATGAGGATGGCTTTAATCATGGTGGAGCCGCAGCCCGGAGCTGTGTCAAGTGACGGGAGGCGGCGTCCTACCAGGGTCGGAACAACGCTGAGAGCGTCACGTCGTTTCCGCTGATGGGGAGGAGGCGGCATGGAGGAGGAAGCGGCCGAGCAGGGGCCGGTCTCGCCGCAGAGCGAGGgacggagcggggccggggagGAGAGCTCGGAAAGGAGCTCAGAGAGCGGAGcggtgctgggagctggagagCCGGCCGCCTCCCCTGCTGGATCGCCGGGCAGCGAGGAGCCGGCTGGGGACgccaaaaagaaaagtaatgggGCGGTGGGATGGGAGAGGGGCGGGACGGAGCGGTGATGGGTGAGAGCTGCGGCCGCCATTAGTGGGTGTTCTGTCCCCAGTTGACGTCCTGCTGAAGGCTGTGGGGGACACCCCCATCATGAAGACGAAGAAATGGGCCGTGGAGCGCACACGAACCATCCAGGGCCTGTGTGACTTCATCAAGAAGTTCCTGAAGCTGATGGCCTCCGAGCAGCTGGTACGGAGCCTTTGCCCTGGTGATTCTAACATCTGTATGCTTTTCTAAACGGAGATATCTCAGATATCCCAGATTTTttgggaaatggttttaagttaaaagagggaagatttaggttggatgttagggggaagttcttcactaggagagtggtgaggccctggaacaggcgCAGGGAAGGTTttggatgccccgtccttggaggtgttcaagaccaggttggacggggccctgggcaacttgatctagtaaaggtgtatgtttggtggccctgccaggcagggggttggaactacatgatccttgaggtcccttccaacca
This genomic interval carries:
- the AP3S1 gene encoding AP-3 complex subunit sigma-1 isoform X2, which codes for MKSHRPWMVRVRSTAHFFVFMMGVSPTAFSRTSIFFLASPAGSSLPGDPAGEAAGSPAPSTAPLSELLSELSSPAPLRPSLCGETGPCSAASSSMPPPPHQRKRRDALSVVPTLVGRRLPSLDTAPGCGSTMIKAILIFNNHGKPRLSKFYQRYSEDTQQQIIRETFHLVSKRDENVCNFLEGGLLIGGSDNKLIYRHYATLYFVFCVDSSESELGILDLIQVFVETLDKCFENVCELDLIFHVDKVHNILAEMVMGGMVLETNMNEIVTQIDAQNKLEKSETFIFQSPRQDR